One window from the genome of Salvelinus fontinalis isolate EN_2023a chromosome 3, ASM2944872v1, whole genome shotgun sequence encodes:
- the LOC129851548 gene encoding variant surface antigen F-like codes for MSSHTLSTDRLQNPEPHKGHQSKGENPADHEGHQSKGENPADHEGHQSKGENPADHEGHQSKGENPADHEGHQSKGENPEPHEGHQSKGENPEPHEGHQSKGENPADHEGHQSKGENPADHEGHQSKGENPADHEGHQSKGENPADHEGHQSKGENPADHEVHQSKGENPADHQCT; via the exons ATGTCGTCACACACCCTATCT ACGGACCGCCTTCAGAACCCAGAGCCCCACAAAGGCCACCAGTCCAAAGGAGAGAACCCAGCGGACCACGAAGGCCACCAGTCCAAAGGAGAGAACCCAGCGGACCACGAAGGCCACCAGTCCAAAGGAGAGAACCCAGCGGACCACGAAGGCCACCAGTCCAAAGGAGAGAACCCAGCGGACCACGAAGGCCACCAGTCCAAAGGAGAGAACCCAGAGCCCCACGAAGGCCACCAGTCCAAAGGAGAGAACCCAGAGCCCCACGAAGGCCACCAGTCCAAAGGAGAGAACCCAGCGGACCACGAAGGCCACCAGTCCAAAGGAGAGAACCCAGCGGACCACGAAGGCCACCAGTCCAAAGGAGAGAACCCAGCGGACCACGAAGGCCACCAGTCCAAAGGAGAGAACCCAGCGGACCACGAAGGCCACCAGTCCAAAGGAGAGAACCCAGCGGACCACGAAGTCCACCAGTCCAAAGGAGAGAACCCAGCGGACCACCAGTGCACATAA